The DNA region ACGCGCCGTGTTGCGGATCTTGCGGTAAACCTCGGAAAGCTGCTTGAGGATGTCGTTCGAGATGCGGATATCCGCGTGGTAATCGGCCGAAGCGACCCACAGGCGCAGGATGTCCGCGCCGTATTTGTCGGTGATCTCATGCGGTTCCATACCGTTGCCAAGGGACTTGCTCATCTTGCGGCCTTCCCCATCGACCACCCAGCCGTGGGTGCAGACGGTCTTATAAGGCGCGACGCCTTTCCACGCAACCGAAGTGAGCAGCGACGACTGGAACCAGCCGCGGTACTGATCGGTACCCTCGAGATAGAGGTCCACAGGCCAGGTCAATTCCGAATTGTCATGGATGGTGGAGGCATAGGACGTGCCGGAATCGAACCAGACATCCATGATGTCGGTCTCCTTGGTGAATTCGGTGCTGCCGCAGTATTTGCACTGGGTGCCCTTCGGCAGGATATCCTTGGCGTCGGTGGTGTACCAGGCGTCGGAGCCCTCCTTGCGGAAGAGCGCGGCGACAGCCGCAATACTCTCCTCATCCACATGGTATTTCCCGCAGTTTTTGCAGTAGAAGATCGGAATCGGCACACCCCAGGTGCGCTGGCGCGAAATGCACCAGTCGCTGCGATCACGCACCATGTTGATCATGCGGCCGCGGCCCCACTCAGGGATAAAGTTGACCTTTTCAATCTCTGCGATTGTCTGCTCCTTGATGTCGTCCACCGAGCAGAACCACTGTTCGGTGGCCCGATAGATGATCGGCTCCTTGCAGCGCCAGCAATGCGGATACTGGTGGATAATCTTCTCGATCGCAAAGAGATTTTTGGTTTCCTCAAGTTTCTGCGCAATCGCCTTATTGGCGTCGTCGGTGGAAAGGCCGGAAAATTCGCCCGCCAGTTCAGTCAGCTTGCCGTATTTGTCGACGGGCACAACCACTTCGATTTCCGGATAGTGCTGTGCACAGACATCAAAGTCCTCGACACCGTGACCAGGCGCGGTATGGACGCATCCGGTACCGCTCTCAAGGGTGACATGGTCTCCCAGGATAACCGGCGACTGACGGTCGAGGAATGGATGCTGATAGGTGATATATTCGAGCTCCTCGCCCATGCAGGTGCCCAGGATCTCATAATCTTCGATCTTGGCGGCCTTCATTGTGGAGGCAACCAGCTCTTTTGCCATGACAAGGTATTCGCCGTTCGCCTTGACAACGCAGTATTCAAACGCCGGACCGACACAGATGGCCATATTGCCCGGAAGCGTCCAGGTGGTCGTGGTCCAGATTACGATTGAAGTCTTGGAAAGATCGGCGGCGCCCATCCGAGTGAGCACGCCGTTCTTGTCGTCAATCACATTGAACTTGACGTAAATCGAATAGCATTTGTCCTCCTGGTATTCGATCTCCGCTTCCGCCAGAGCGGTCTCGCAGTGCGCACACCAGTAGACCGGCTTGAGACCTTTATAGATATAGCCTTTGTTGGCCATCGCGCCGAAGATTTCGATCTGGCGCGCTTCAAATTCCGGTTTCAAAGTCAGATAGGGATTGTCGTAGTCAGCGACGGTGCCGAGACGTTTGAACTGTTCCTTCTGATTGCCCACAAAACGCAGCGCAAAATCGTGGCAGACCTTCCGCAGTTCAATGGGGGTGATGTCCTTGCTCACGCCGATTTCCTTAAGCGCTTTAAGCTCGATCGGCAGACCGTGGGTATCCCACCCGGGGATATACGGGGCCTTATATCCGGACAGGTTCTTCTGGCGGATGATGATATCCTTCAGCACCTTATTGAGCGCGGTACCCAGATGGATGTTCGCATTCGCGTACGGCGGGCCGTCATGAAACATGTAGAGCGGCTTGCCTTCGTTTTTTTCGATCATCTTGTAGTAGAGGCGCTCCTCATCCCATTTTTTCACCATGCCGGGCTCCTTCTGGGGAAGTGCGGCGCGCATGGAGAAATCCGTTTTGGGCAGGTTCAAGGTCTTGCTGTAATCCTGTTCGGACATTGGACATATCTCTCCTTGTTGAAACTTTTTGTCAAAGCTTATTTTTTGCGTTTATCGTCGTCACGACGGATATCAAACTCCTTGCCGAACTTGAGCGGTCCGAAACGGGATTCCCGCTTGGCTGGGCGCTCAGGCTGCGGTTCGGGCTCATAACGGTCTTCCGTGGTATATTCAAGCTTCTGCTCGGTATATTCCAGCTGCTCCTCCACCGGTGGCAGGTCATCGGCGTAGTCTTCCGCTGGAAGCTGTTGGTCATCGTAGTCTTCCGAAGCCTCGGAAGACTCATAAACGGGCTGCGGCTCCGGAGCCGGTGAAGACGCGCTCGCGGCTTCCAGGAAATCCTGATCCACCGGAATCGAACTGATCAGCTCGAGATGCTGTTTATAAAGCAGCTGCAACTTGCTTTTAAAGGTTGCCACCTCGCGCTGCAGGCGGATATAGGCGTTCTGCTCCTTTTCGATGGCGTGCTTCGCATTTTCGACGAGCATGCCGGCCTGAACCTTAGCATCCTCGACAATCGACGCCGCCTTTGCTTTTGCCTCGCGCACGACGCTGTCCCCCAGCTTCTGCGCGCCGATGAGCGCGGAGCGCAGGCTTTCTTCATCCTGCTTATATTCCTCCAACTTGTCCGCAAGCACCATCATTTTATGTTCCAGATCGCGGTTCTGCGCGATCAGATCATTCATCTCATCCGCCACCTGATTGAGGTAGGCGTCGACCTCTTCCGCCTTGTAGCCGCGGCCCATTCCTTTGTCAAATTTTTTGCCGGCAATATCGCTCGGATTCAGCACAATGAAACATCCCCCTTATCGGATTTTTACACATATTTTTTGCATAAAATCTGAAGTCTGCCCTTTTTTGTCGTATGCGCGACCTGCGCAAAAAGGAATTTCCCATACCCGCGGATGCTCAGCACATCCCCTTCGTCAAGGTTCCAGGATGTCTCGGTTTTCACGGCGCCGTTGACGCTCACAAGCTGCGCGCGGATCATCTGCGCGGATTTTTCGCGGGAAAGCTTTGTGACGGAGGCAACCAGGCAGTCGAGCCGCAAAGACGGCACGTTGGCCACCCGGTCCTCGTAGCGGTGCAGCACAGGCAACGGCTCCGTATAGCCCCGCGTGACCCGCACGCCGCACCTGCCGACCTTTGTAAGCTCAGATTGAATGAGCGGGGCGATCTTGTCGCTTACGAACAGGACGGCGCGGCCCTGCTCCACCAGGATGTCCCCCACCGCCTCCCGCCCGATCTGCAGGCCGGTCAGTGAACCGAGAAAATCCCGGTGCCCAAGCGCGTCCTCCTCGCGGAAGGACACAGTCAGCGGTTCAATCGGGAACGCCCAATCGGCGGGTTCTTCAAAAGGCGCGAAAACGCCGAGCATCACCCGCTCTCCGTCGGGATGCCCCGCAAAGAAAACATAATTATCATAACCCGCTGACGCGGCAAGCCGCCGGGCCAGCAAAGCCTGATGCAGATCAAGGAAAGCTGAAAAACGCGTGATGTGTTTTTCCTGCGCGATTGTAAAGAGATCACGGACATGGGCCGCAAACGCCCGATCCTGTTTCTCCTCCATTCCCGGGATCATCAGAAGAACACGCCGTTGCTTTCCAGTTCGTCAAGCAGATCGCCCATAATATCGACATTGTACGGCGTAATGATATAGGTGCTGTTTGCAACGCGTTTAATCTGGCCATTGTTGGCATAGGCCACGCCGGACAGAAAGTCGATCAGCCTGCGGGAGACGTCTTTATTGGTCGATTCAAGATTCAGAACGACCGTGCGCTTATCATTGAGATGGTCGGCCACGGTGGAGGCATCATCGAAGCGTTCCGGCTTCACAAGCACCACCTGAAGCTGGGTCGTGGCATGGATGTTGACCACCTTATTGCCGCGTTTCCCACTTTCGGTATGCACCGGAGAATCTTCGGCCGGAGCTTCCGCACGAGGCGTTTCATTCGAGATGAAATCCACATCATCCTCGTAATATTCATCCTCAGGAATTCCGATGAAATTCTTGAATTTGTCCATGATTCCCATAAAAACATCCCTCTCACTATTTTTATTGCGAACGCAGTGCAGCAATAAAATTTACGGTTGCGGATAGATCCTGCGGCCGAACATCGCGCTGCCGATCCGCACGAGGTTGGAGCCGTGCTTGACCGCAAGCGTGTAATCGTCCGACATGCCCATCGACAAAAAATCCATATTGATATTATCTATTTTTTTGTCCCCAATGTCAACAAATAGTTTATACAAACTGGAAAAATGCCGTTCCTTTTCCAGCTCGCTGTCATCCACTGGCGGAATCGACATAATCCCGCGGACGCGCAGGCGTGAAAAGCCGGTGATCGACCCCAAAAAGTCCTCCAGCTTATCCGCTTCCACCCCGGATTTTGTCAATTCGCTTCCAATATTTACTTCCACCAGGCAATCCATCGTTTTATCGTGTTTTTCACACTGGCGTTCGATTTCCTGTGCAAGCGCAAAGCTGTCGAGCGATTGAATCATTGTGACTTTATCGATGATCTGGCGGACTTTATTGGTTTGCAGATGCCCAATAAAGTGGATTTCCACGCCGTCCTTGCGGTAGCTGTCATACTTCGCGAGCAGTTCCTGCGCACGGTTTTCCCCCAGCAGCCTTACGCCCGCGGCGATCGCTTCATTGACCCGTTCGGCCGGGACCGTCTTGGTGACGGCCATGAGCCGCACATCCGCGGGATTCCTGCCGCACTGGGCACAGGCACGTTCTATACTCTCCGTAATACACTGGACCGAAGCCTTCACCGATCCGTCATTTAAGCCGTTTGTCATTGTATAACTGGGTGCCTCCTATCACAACTTCATCGAACTGCTGCAGGCCGGTATAAACTGTACCGCTCATATATTCCGGGTCGTTTTCCCGGCATAGGACGAATCCCACATCCTCGTAAATGACCGTGATCGGGCGAAAAACCAGTTTTTCGCCCAAGACGATATAGACCCCTTTCTGGGTACCGTTAAAACGGATGGCCGAATCGCTCACCCGAAGCCCGGTGATCGATTTGAACCGTACCTCCACCTGCGTCACCCGCAGGTTCACCAGCGCTTCACTGATGTAGTCGGTTTCAAATATCACAACCGCGTCCGGTTCGTCGCGTTTCGTGTTGACATATTTTACGGTCGCGGGAACCGGCTTCTGACCACTGATGTTGAAGTCAAGGGTTACCGTCGCACCTTCGCGGTAGCGGCTGGCCTCGTCCGATGTGACAACCGCCGCGAAATACCAGAGATGGCTGGTCATCAGTTTTCCGACGCGTTTGGAAGCGGAAATCTTATTGGAATTGATAAGCTTGACGAGCTCCTCCGGGGTCAGTTCATCAAGGGCGTCCATATCCACCTTGTCCTCCAACCCGTCGATCGTACGGATGAAGTAACCCGGCTGCGGCGCTTTGATCACATCCGGCTCCGCTTCGATTTTTCCGCGGTAGTATTCCTCCTCGGCTTTGAGCTGCTCAATCGCACCGTTAAAATCAGTCTGTTTTCCGGTGGCGATCTGCTTGGTGTTCATCAGCACCAGCAGCTTGTCCGACATTGTCTTGAGCTCCAGGAGCGATTCCCGGTTGACCGCGTCGATGATCCCACCAAGCTCGCTGAAGATCTGCTTGTTGAGCACGTCAGTATGTGCAAATGAGGTGGTGCCCGGGTCCTGCGCCTTTTCGAGCAGCTGACGCTGGTTCTCAAGTTCCCGCAGGGTGCGGATATTTGCGATGTCCTCCTCGCTGTCATAGATCTCCGCGAGCGTGGTGCCAGGAGAAACCTTGCTCCCGTCGCTGGTTACATAGGTGGCTACCCCGCCGGTAATAAAGTCGTCGAGAAGGATCTCGCGGCGCAGCGCGATACCGGTCAGCTTGGTGCTTTCCGCCACGGTATATGGGTTCGCAGTCTCCGTCTTATATTGCGAATTTGTGTACCGGTAAATTTGCAGCCCGACATAGCCCAGCAGAAATAGCGCAAGCGTACCGAGCACAATCCGCTGCGTAAAGGTATTTTTCATAATAAGAAATACTCCGATCGGTCAGTCCGTATTTTCCTTATCGTTCTCAGCGGATTCCAGGATGCTGATCGGCTTTGAAGGGATGATGGTCGAAATTGCATGTTTATATACGAGATTCTGTCTGCCTTCGCAGTCCAAAATGACTGTAAAGGAATCAAACCCTTTCACCACGCCCTTGAACTGGAACCCGTTGGTCAGATAGATGGTGACAGTGATCTTCTCACGCCTCGCCTGATTCAGAAAGACATCCTGTAAATTGAGCTGTTTCATGTTTTGCCTCCTGGCTGGAAAACCAGCCTCACTGATAAGAGCTGTATAACTAGTTAATTATAGCATATTATCCCGCTCTTGTGAACTACGTTTTCTGCTTCCCTTGCAAGCTCTCCGGCAGAATCAAAATGGTCGGCCAAAAGCCAGTGAACCCTTTCATCCCGCCGGAACCATGAAAGCTGGCGTTTGGCATATCTTCTTGTTGCCTGTTTGAGATTCCCGACACAATTCTCGAGCGTTTCCTCCCCGTCGAGATACGGCTGCAGCTCTTTGTAACCGATCGCCTGCATGGCAGTCCCTCCATAGATGCGGCTGATTTCGCGCGCTTCTTCCACGAGCCCTGCCGCAAGCATTCCGTCTACCCGGCGGTTAATACGCTCATAGAGCCGGCTGCGATCCTCAAATGTGATGCCGATCACGCACGGCAGATAGCGGGCCGGCGCAAGCCTTGAACGCCGTTGGTGTTCGCTCATCGGGATGCCCGTGAGCCGGTAAACCTCCAATGCGCGCAGGATTCTGCCCAGATTGTTGGGGTGCAGCTTTTCCGCGAGCGCGGGGTCCACCCGGCGCAGCTCTTCAAGCATCGCTTCGTTTCCGCGTTCGGCCGCCTGCGCATGAAGCGTCCGCCGGAGCGCTGGGTCGTTTTCGATCTCGGTGAGATCGAGGTTGTCGATCACCGCATTCACATAAAGCCCGGTGCCGCCCGCGAGAACCGGGAGCTTACCTCGCGCGGATACCTCTGCGATCGCATCATGTGCAAGCTTTGTGTAATCCGCGACGGAAAAAGCGGTATTGTCCGGTTCGGCAAAATCAATCAGATGGTGCGGGATACCCTGCATCTCCTCCCGCGTCGGCTTTGCGGTTGCAATTTCCATACGCCGGTAAATCTGCATTGAATCGGCCGATATCACTTCGCCGTCAAATGCTTTTGCCAGCGCGACCGCAAGCGCGGTTTTTCCAGAAGCAGTTGGCCCAACCACCGCGATGAGTGGGATTCTTTTCTTTTCCTGCATCATCTATCCCAGCCTGCCAAATTTTTTTTCAATCTCCTGCCTCCGCATACGGATTGCCACCGGCCGTCCATGTGGGCAATGCTGTGCGTCTCCATCCTCAATGAGCAGCGTGATAAGCTGCTCGAGCGAAGGCACAGGGGTTTTGTCATGTGCCTTGATGGCCGCGCGGCAGGCAACCGTGTGATAGAATTCCTCCAAATACTGGGGCAGAAGCCGGCTGCTGTAATGCAGCAGCTTTTGTGCAAACTCCTCCACAATTCCGGCAAGGTCCGCATCAGCCAGAATCGGAGCCACTTCCCGCACCACAACGAATGAATCTCCAAAATCCTCGACCGAAAGCCCTGCTTTTGCGAAAAGCTCCAGATGGTCGAGCACCGCCGCGTATTCCTCCGGGGAAAGCCGCACCGAGACCGGTGTGAGTAAAATCTGCTTGTCCGCCCCGACTCCTTCACGCAGAAGCTTATTGAAGATCAGCCGTTCATGTGCCGCGTGTTTGTCGACGAGGATCATTTCGTCCCCGGACTGCAGAACAAGATAGGTATCGAACAATTCCCCAACGAGCAATGCGTCCGCGAATATATCCGCGGTTTTCGCAGATATCCCCTGGGAGACGGACGGTTCCTGCGCCGCTTTTGGCACCGGCTCATAGGTGAGCCGAATCGGCGGATCGTCCGCGTTTCTGCTGGTGTATGGGGTATTCGGCGGCTCCGGCGACTCCACGGTCAAAAAACTGGCTGGCGCCTGCTGCTGAAGTTTCGGTTCAGGCGGGGTCTCGACGTCAAGCTTCCAGGAAGGCGTCCGGACCGGCTGTGCCGGGACCGCGGAAAAAACATGGTCAAGCGACGGTCGCTTTGGCTCCTCCCTGTACATCTGCTTTTCGAGCAGCATCTTGTATTCATTCACGCTCAGCCGCTGCTGCTGCGGCGCGGCTGGTTCAGTGTGGAGCGCAAATGGATTGAACGGTTCCGATTTCGCCTTGATTTCGGGCTGCAGGCGACTTTGTCCGAGCGCCGTTTTGCAGCCGTAATAGACCAGGTCGAAAATGCTCTTCTCATCCGCGAAGCGCACCTCGATCTTGGCCGGATGGACATTCACGTCGACCACCTGCGGCGGGACGGTGAGGTCCAGGACACAGGACGGGAATTTCCCAACCATCAGCGCATTTTTGTAGGACTCTTCCAGCGCCGCCATACATGTTTTTGAACGGATAAAACGGTGGTTGATGAAAAAATTCTGCATCGAACGGCTTCCGCGGGCCGCCAGAGGCTTGCAGATGTAGCCGGCGAGCCGGATATTCCCATGCTGATAGTCCACCGGGATCGCGTTCTCTGCGAATTCCCGACCAAGGACGCAGCGGATCGAGGAAAGGGTCTGGCCATCCCCCGGCGTCTGCAGCTTCACCGCGCCGTCGCGGATAAACTTAAAAGCCACGCCAGGATTGCCGAGCGCGGCTTTTTCAACGGCAGCCGCCACAGAGTTCCCCTCCGACACGTCCTTTTTGAGAAACTTCATACGTGCCGGGGTGTTATAAAAGACATCCCGCACCGTGATTGTGGTGCCGGCAGGACAGCCCGCATCCTCGCAGACAAGCTCCTCTCCGCCCGCGATCGCGTAATGGGTCCCGGCCACGTCATCCGGCGTGCGGGTCAAGAGATCGACCCGGCACATCGCTGCGATCGAAGCAAGCGCCTCACCGCGAAATCCCATCGTCAGGATATTCGAAAGATCCTCCTGCACGCGCACCTTGCTGGTCGCGTGCCGCAGAAAGGCGTTTGCTACGTCCTCCCGCAAAATGCCGGATCCATTGTCGGTGACACGGATATACCGCACCCCGCCCGCCTGGATTTCGACCGTCACGGCGGTAGCGCCCGCATCGATTGAGTTTTCCACGAGCTCCTTCACGATGGACGCCGGCCGTTCGACCACCTCACCCGCCGCGATCAGTTCGGCGATCTGCTTATCAAGTACATTAATCCTTGCCATGCGCCCACCTCCATTCGTCAATCTTTAAGCAGTGTTTTCAGCTCGTACAGTTTATTGAGCGCCTCAATCGGCGTGAGGGTGTTGACGTCGATCTGTTTGAGCTTTTCCTCCACTTCGGAAGGAATCACCGCTGTGAAGGACATCTGATCGCCCGGCGCTTCGGCGTGCGCTTTCTTCTTTCCGGCAGGTTTCACTTCTTCGCCTTCCTCAAGCTTGCCGAGCACCTGCCGGGCGCGCTTGATGATCCAGTCGGGCACGCCCGCGAGCTTACTGACCTCGATGCCATAGCTGTCGTCCGCGCCGCCCGGCACGATCCGGCGCAGGAAAGTGATGTCGTCCCCGCGCTTTTTGCAGGCGATATTGTAATTTTTGACGCTTGGCAGCTCGTCCTCGAGCGCGGTCAGTTCGTGGTAATGGGTCGCAAAGAGGGTCTTTGCGCCGACATAACGTTTATTTGCGATATATTCAAGCACCGCGCGTGCAATGCTCATGCCGTCGAAGGTAGAAGTGCCGCGTCCAATCTCATCGAGGATGAGCAGGCTCTTGTCGGTCGCTTCACGCATGATCTCCGCGACTTCGGTCATCTCGACCATGAAGGTTGACTGTCCGGATGCGAGGTCGTCCGAAGCGCCCACGCGGGTGAAAATCCCATCAACCACGCCGACCGAAGCCGACGCGGCAGGCACAAACGAACCGATCTGCGCCATCAGCACAATAAGCGCCGTCTGACGCATATAGGTCGATTTTCCGGCCATATTGGGGCCGGTGATAATTGCGATCAGCTTGTCGGAATTATTCAGCGCCGTATCGTTGGCCACAAATGGAGCCCCGTTCATCAGAAGCTCCACCACCGGGTGCCGCCCGTCTTTGATGCTGATTTCGTCCGAAAAATTGACCTCCGGGCGGCAGTAGCCGTTTGCAACCGCGACCGCCGCGAGCGAACAATATACGTCGAGATGCGCGAGTGCCGAAGCGGTCGCCTGCACCCGGTGCAGTTCGGAGGAAACCTGCTGGCGCACCGACTCAAAGAGCTTTGCCTCCAATAACGTGATCCGCTCGCCCGCCGAGAGGATTTTGTCCTCCAGGTCCTTGAGCTCCTGGGTGATGTAGCGTTCACAGTTTGCAAGCGTCTGCTTGCGGATATAGGTGTCCGGAACCAAGCCAAGATTCGACTTGGTCACTTCTATGTAATATCCGAATATACGGTTATAGCCAATTTTCAAATTTTTGATGCCAGTCTTTTCCTTTTCCTGCGTCTCGATCCCAACAAGGATCTGCTTGGTGTTGTGCACCAGCGTCCGCAGGCCGTCAAGCTCCTCGTCGAAGCCCTCCTTGATCACGCCGCCATCCTTGAGCGCCACCGGCGGCTCGTCCACAATTGCACGGGAGATAAGCCCGCACAGGTCGGCGAGCGGGTCGGTCTGGCGGTAAATATCGGACAGATAAGCGCTTTTGCAATCTTCCAACCGCGCTTTGATCGGAGGCAGTACCCGGCAGGTACATTCAAGCGATTTGAACTCCCGCGGGGAGGCATTGCCGTAGATTATGCGGGTCATCAGCCGTTCAAGGTCGTAAACGCCCGCGAGCGATTCGATAAGGTCGCAGCGCAGCATCGTGTCGTTATAGAGTTCCTCCACCGCGTTGAGCCTCTTGTTGATCACCGCTGGGTTCACGAGCGGCTTTTCGAGGAAACTGCGCAGCAGGCGCTTTCCCATCGCGGTCTTTGTCTTGTCGAGTACCCAGAGCAGCGTCCCTTTCTTTTCACCGGAACGCATCGTCTGGGTAAGCTCGAGGTTGCGCCGCGCGGTGAGCCCGAGCACCATATACTGTTCCGCGTTGACATAGCTCACGCTGGTGATTCGCTCAAGACCCTTCTGCTGGGTCTCATACAGATAGGAAAGCAGCGCGCCGAGCACCGAAACCGCAAGCGCCTTGCCTTCAATCCCGAGCTCCTCCGGGCTCTTTGAGAAATGTTTTTCGATCAGCCCGCGCGCATTCCCGGTGGCAAAGCGGTCTGCGTCCAGCAGATCGGCCACACAGTGCAGCTTATTTTTAATAAAACCGGTGAGAGCGTCTTTATCAAGGATGCCGTCGTTAAAGATGATCTCGCTGGGGGAATACCTTCCCAGCTCGTTGATGAGCTCGCCTTCGGCGTCGGCCGCGAACTGGGAGACAAACAGCTGCCCGGTCGAGATGTCAGCACAGGCAAGGCCGAAGCCCGCCTCCGTGAACATCACGCAGGCAATATAGTTATTCGCATCCTCCGAAAGCATATTCTGTTCGATGAGGGTGCCGGGCGTGACCACACGGATGACCTCCCGCTTGACCACGCCCTTTGCCTCGGCAGGGTTTTCCATCTGCTCACAGATGGCCACCTTGAACCCTTTTTTGATCAGCCGGTTGATATACGCGTCGCAGGCATGGTATGGCACGCCGCACATCGGCGCGCGCTCCTCCTGCCCGCAGTCGCGCCCGGTCAGGGTCAGTTCCAGTTCTTTTGACGCGACGATCGCATCGTCAAAGAACATCTCGTAAAAGTCGCCCAGGCGGAAAAACAGGATGTGATCCTTGTGTTTTTCCTTGACGGCAAAATATTGCTGCATCATTGGAGAGAGCTTTGTCATGTCAACTTGCATCTGCGGCGACCTCCGGGATGATTTTTGTTATCTGTCTTTCTTTTAATGGCAGCCGGAACAGGAATCGCAGCTCCCGCCGCAGCTCGCCTGCTGTTCGATCAGGTCAGGGTCCTGCCCATTCACGCTGCCGCGCAGGATCTGGAGCACGAAGTCCACCATGCTGTCAAGCCCGGCTTTCGCTTCGTTGTAGGCAAGCATGTTCTCATTCGTCATGATTTTGCCGTAGATCTCCTTGATCTCATCATTCACCTTGTTGATCGCTTCCTGATCTTTGTCGGCCTTATTGATCTCGTTGTTGAGCGCGATGCGTTTGAGGTTGAATTCTCCGATGAGCTGCTGCAATGCGGCATCCTCATCATTCTGCTGCTGCGCGGTCATCATGCGCAGATAGTTTTCATCCTGCTGGATGGCCTTTCCCAGTTCCCGTGCGATTGCAATAACGTCCATTTTTTGTTTCTCCTTTTATTTTCTTGGTTTTGATCACAATTCTATTTTGCCGAAGAGCGCCCAGTTTAACGCACGCGCAATCTTTACATCGGCAAAATTTCCAACCGCCTCTTCGGGTCCGGTAAATTCGACAATGTCGTTCGATACCGTCCGTCCGGAAAGGTAGCCTTCTCCGGTTCTTCCGGGACCTTCCACAAGTACCCGCAGCGTTTTTCCGACGCAGGCCTCCTGCTGTTCCCCGCGTATCCGCGACTGCAAGTCAAGCAATTCCTGAAACCATCTCGACTTCTCCGCCGCCGGGATAGGGTCCTCCATTTGAGCAGCTCTGGTGCCGGAACGCGGCGAGAAGATAAAGGTAAAAAGCGTCGTGTAGCGCACCCGCTTCACCAGTTCAAGCGTCTGTTGAAAGTCCTCGTAAGTTTCTCCCGGAAATCCAACGATGATATCGCTTGAAAAAGTCACGCCGGGGATCCGCTCACGCGCGTAATCGACAAGCCCGAGATAGCTTTCAACCGTATAACGGCGGTTCATTGCCGCCAGAACCCGGTTGCTGCCGCTCTGCACCGGCAGATGGATGTGGTTGCAGACCTTCGGACACTGGGCGATCGTATCGATCAGTTTTTGGGTGCAGTCCTTCGGATGGCTGGTCATGAACCGAACCCAGAAATCGCCCTCCACCGCATTTACCTCACGCAGGAGATCGGAAAAATCGACCGGATCGGCAAGCCCCTTGCCGTAGGAGTTCACATTCTGCCCGAGCAGAGTGATTTCCCGGTAGCCCGCCGCCGCCAGTTCCCGCGCCTCGTGCAGCACGTCGCGCGGTTCGCGGCTGCGCTCCCGGCCGCGCACATACGGCACGATACAATAGGTGCAGAAATTGTCGCATCCGTACATAATCGGCAGGTTTGCCTTGATCTTACCATCGCGGGCAAGCGGGATTCCTTCGACGATCTCTCCGTCCATATCCGCGTTTGAAAATTGCCTTGCCCTGCCGGACAACCGGTTATAGAGCAGCTCCGGCAGTGTGTAAAGCGCATGGGTACCGAAAACCAAGTCAACGTATGGGTAGCTCTGGCGGATCTTTTCCGCGACCCGATGCTGCTGCATCATGCAGCCGCAAAGCCCGATCAGCATATCCGGCCGGCGCTTCTTCACCGGCTTTAAGGCCCCCACATTTCCATAAACCCGCTCCTCCGCATTTTCGCGGATCGCGCAGGTGTTGTAGATCACCAGATCCGCATTTTCGGGCGAATCCG from Anaerotruncus rubiinfantis includes:
- the mutS gene encoding DNA mismatch repair protein MutS produces the protein MTKLSPMMQQYFAVKEKHKDHILFFRLGDFYEMFFDDAIVASKELELTLTGRDCGQEERAPMCGVPYHACDAYINRLIKKGFKVAICEQMENPAEAKGVVKREVIRVVTPGTLIEQNMLSEDANNYIACVMFTEAGFGLACADISTGQLFVSQFAADAEGELINELGRYSPSEIIFNDGILDKDALTGFIKNKLHCVADLLDADRFATGNARGLIEKHFSKSPEELGIEGKALAVSVLGALLSYLYETQQKGLERITSVSYVNAEQYMVLGLTARRNLELTQTMRSGEKKGTLLWVLDKTKTAMGKRLLRSFLEKPLVNPAVINKRLNAVEELYNDTMLRCDLIESLAGVYDLERLMTRIIYGNASPREFKSLECTCRVLPPIKARLEDCKSAYLSDIYRQTDPLADLCGLISRAIVDEPPVALKDGGVIKEGFDEELDGLRTLVHNTKQILVGIETQEKEKTGIKNLKIGYNRIFGYYIEVTKSNLGLVPDTYIRKQTLANCERYITQELKDLEDKILSAGERITLLEAKLFESVRQQVSSELHRVQATASALAHLDVYCSLAAVAVANGYCRPEVNFSDEISIKDGRHPVVELLMNGAPFVANDTALNNSDKLIAIITGPNMAGKSTYMRQTALIVLMAQIGSFVPAASASVGVVDGIFTRVGASDDLASGQSTFMVEMTEVAEIMREATDKSLLILDEIGRGTSTFDGMSIARAVLEYIANKRYVGAKTLFATHYHELTALEDELPSVKNYNIACKKRGDDITFLRRIVPGGADDSYGIEVSKLAGVPDWIIKRARQVLGKLEEGEEVKPAGKKKAHAEAPGDQMSFTAVIPSEVEEKLKQIDVNTLTPIEALNKLYELKTLLKD
- the miaB gene encoding tRNA (N6-isopentenyl adenosine(37)-C2)-methylthiotransferase MiaB; the encoded protein is MIERIRLSDEAMLRQKEFSFRAGELLAKRYDHPPLCYVHSFGCQQNSSDGEKIKGMLAEIGYGFADSPENADLVIYNTCAIRENAEERVYGNVGALKPVKKRRPDMLIGLCGCMMQQHRVAEKIRQSYPYVDLVFGTHALYTLPELLYNRLSGRARQFSNADMDGEIVEGIPLARDGKIKANLPIMYGCDNFCTYCIVPYVRGRERSREPRDVLHEARELAAAGYREITLLGQNVNSYGKGLADPVDFSDLLREVNAVEGDFWVRFMTSHPKDCTQKLIDTIAQCPKVCNHIHLPVQSGSNRVLAAMNRRYTVESYLGLVDYARERIPGVTFSSDIIVGFPGETYEDFQQTLELVKRVRYTTLFTFIFSPRSGTRAAQMEDPIPAAEKSRWFQELLDLQSRIRGEQQEACVGKTLRVLVEGPGRTGEGYLSGRTVSNDIVEFTGPEEAVGNFADVKIARALNWALFGKIEL
- a CDS encoding YlbF family regulator, producing the protein MDVIAIARELGKAIQQDENYLRMMTAQQQNDEDAALQQLIGEFNLKRIALNNEINKADKDQEAINKVNDEIKEIYGKIMTNENMLAYNEAKAGLDSMVDFVLQILRGSVNGQDPDLIEQQASCGGSCDSCSGCH